A region from the Populus trichocarpa isolate Nisqually-1 chromosome 18, P.trichocarpa_v4.1, whole genome shotgun sequence genome encodes:
- the LOC18110350 gene encoding wall-associated receptor kinase-like 1 isoform X1, translated as MAAVELTVFQVILLFWSLRTAESQVMTLPGCESYCGDISIPYPFGMKEGCYLDERFKILCNSSSGVPKLTVNGTDLEVNNISVDDSTIAVMFPIVFANCSGKDGNTVVDLEGSPFVFSSENYFIARGCGNLALMNQNQSAIGGCVSLCDKNRDSMMASCSGIDCCQTRIPSFLKVFNVTMKGLEDGKGSRGENECRYAFLIDERWTNYGGYYYDYYFGGNFDFYYDKRERDHVPVVLDWGIDRRVFESLVKNGSFYNSSYTSTCEFPSPSITSTNQSSTVKCSCKPGFEGNPYLSGICQEGRTYVHYRRKIKAKMAGLGVGVGFGALFLLIGLWWLYKVFKRKRSEKLKRKYFKRNGGLLLQEQLSSGEVNVEKIKMFPSKELDKATDHYNVNRTLGQGGQGTVYKGMLADGKIVAVKKSKVIDEGNLRQFINEVVLLSQINHRNVVKLLGCCLETELPLLVYEFIPNGTLFQFLHDPNEDFPLTWEMRLRIAAEVAGALFYLHSAASLPIFHRDIKSTNILLDEKYRAKVADFGTSRSVSIDQTHVTTRVQGTFGYLDPEYFQSSQFTDKSDVYSFGVVLVELLTGQKPISFTRSEEQGRSLATYFIMAMESNCLFDILDPQVVKQGEREDVLMVASLARSCLRLNGKERPTMKGVTMVLERIKKSENLIVQQENEYDRKEVMGAPWDVTSAPTISSFDICAPSSLDEKPLFHTY; from the exons atgGCAGCTGTTGAGTTAACAGTATTTCAGGTCATCCTGTTGTTCTGGTCATTGCGTACTGCAGAATCACAGGTTATGACATTGCCTGGATGTGAATCTTATTGTGGAGACATTAGTATTCCATATCCCTTTGGAATGAAAGAAGGATGTTACCTAGACGAAAGGTTCAAAATACTCTGCAACTCCAGTAGTGGAGTTCCTAAACTTACAGTAAACGGCACTGATCTGGAGGTGAATAACATCTCAGTTGATGACAGTACGATTGCGGTCATGTTTCCAATTGTTTTTGCAAATTGTAGTGGCAAAGATGGAAACACAGTTGTTGACTTGGAAGGAAgcccttttgttttctcctccGAGAATTACTTCATTGCAAGGGGTTGTGGCAATCTTGCCTTGATGAACCAAAATCAATCTGCTATTGGTGGGTGTGTGTCACTTTGTGACAAAAACCGTGATAGCATGATGGCTAGCTGCAGTGGGATCGACTGTTGCCAGACCAGGATTCCTTCATTTCTCAAGGTTTTTAATGTAACCATGAAGGGGTTAGAAGATGGAAAAGGAAGCAGAGGGGAAAATGAATGCAGGTATGCCTTTTTAATTGATGAAAGATGGACCAACTACGGGGggtattattatgattattatttcgGAGGGAACTTTGACTTTTATTATGACAAGAGAGAAAGGGACCATGTTCCCGTAGTGCTGGATTGGGGGATAGACAGAAGGGTATTTGAATCACTTGTTAAGAATGGATCATTCTATAATTCAAGTTATACTTCTACGTGTGAGTTTCCGAGTCCTTCCATTACTTCAACCAACCAGAGCTCCACCGTTAAATGTTCTTGCAAACCAGGCTTCGAAGGAAATCCTTATCTTTCTGGTATTTGTCAAG AGGGTAGAACATACGTCCATTACCGGCGTAAAATCAAAGCTAAAATGGCAGGCCTAG GTGTTGGAGTGGGATTTGGAGCACTGTTTTTACTCATTGGTTTATGGTGGTTGTACAAAGTATTCAAGAGAAAGAGGAGTGAAAAACTAAAGAGAAAGTACTTTAAGAGGAATGGTGGTCTTTTACTGCAAGAACAACTATCTTCAGGTGAAGTCAATgttgagaaaatcaaaatgtttcCTTCGAAAGAATTAGACAAGGCCACTGATCATTACAATGTGAATAGAACGCTGGGCCAGGGAGGCCAAGGAACAGTTTACAAAGGGATGTTGGCGGATGGAAAAATCGTTGCAGTCAAGAAATCCAAAGTAATTGATGAAGGGAATCTCAGACAATTTATCAACGAGGTCGTCCTTCTATCCCAAATTAACCATAGAAATGTggttaagcttttgggttgttGTTTAGAGACTGAACTTCCATTGTTAGTCTACGAATTCATTCCTAATGGGACCCTTTTCCAGTTTCTCCATGACCCTAATGAGGACTTCCCTTTAACTTGGGAAATGCGCTTAAGGATTGCAGCAGAGGTAGCAGGGGCACTTTTCTATCTACATTCAGCAGCCTCCCTCCCCATTTTTCATAGAGACATCAAGTCTACAAACATACTGCTTGATGAGAAGTATAGAGCCAAAGTTGCAGATTTTGGGACTTCAAGGTCAGTAAGCATCGACCAAACTCATGTCACAACTCGAGTACAAGGCACCTTTGGGTACTTGGATCCAGAGTACTTCCAATCAAGCCAATTCACAGACAAGAGTGATGTCTATAGCTTTGGTGTAGTTCTTGTTGAGCTACTTACTGGGCAGAAGCCAATCTCGTTCACAAGATCAGAAGAACAAGGCAGAAGTTTAGCCACATATTTCATAATGGCCATGGAGAGCAACTGCCTGTTTGATATTCTTGATCCTCAGGTTGTGAAGCAAGGGGAAAGAGAGGATGTGTTGATGGTTGCTAGCTTGGCTAGGAGCTGCTTGAGGTTAAATGGGAAAGAAAGGCCTACGATGAAAGGAGTCACAATGGTGTTGGAGAGGATTAAAAAATCCGAAAACTTGATCGTCCAACAAGAGAATGAATATGACAGAAAAGAAGTAATGGGAGCACCTTGGGATGTTACTTCTGCCCCAACAATTTCTAGCTTCGATATTTGTGCTCCTTCATCACTAGATGAGAAACCACTCTTTCATACATATTGA